The proteins below are encoded in one region of Ereboglobus luteus:
- a CDS encoding sialidase family protein produces MKTFRLCLVCALCLAAPLIPAASVTLEWNTGANEFVTRGGYARMKKLSTGEIALVFSSGDSVYIKKKNTRAGAWDPAVRVASPAKESGYRYANAEMCELADGRLYYTWNARPARKDGHLPYKIMAAFSSDGGRTWGGARDLHAAGNTWRTGCWEPCPIQLPSGELQVWYADESTTPAGDQTIAVLRSRDNGATWLKPVTAIHREGKRDGMPVPVLLKNNKGLVVAIEDNGIDGAFKPAIISFTPDGNLDGVVGGQSPRRWHALRRDCRLPAATYAGAPYLIQLSTGETVLSVQSTENRRNEAHKFANLHVYVGDDSAKNFANKSTPFPDLPENAAALWNSLCQVDDDTLVAVASISGLPRDNGIWIATARITRSRE; encoded by the coding sequence ATGAAAACATTCCGCCTCTGCCTTGTTTGCGCCCTTTGTCTTGCGGCGCCGCTCATCCCCGCAGCCTCCGTCACGCTCGAGTGGAACACCGGGGCCAATGAATTCGTGACACGCGGCGGCTACGCGCGAATGAAGAAACTTTCCACCGGTGAAATCGCCCTGGTCTTTTCGAGCGGCGATTCGGTTTATATAAAAAAGAAAAACACCAGGGCAGGCGCCTGGGATCCCGCCGTCCGCGTCGCCTCGCCCGCGAAGGAATCCGGCTACCGGTATGCCAACGCCGAGATGTGCGAACTCGCCGACGGAAGACTCTACTACACATGGAACGCCCGCCCGGCGCGCAAGGATGGACACCTGCCGTATAAAATCATGGCCGCCTTTTCCAGCGACGGCGGGCGGACGTGGGGCGGCGCGCGCGATCTCCATGCCGCCGGCAACACTTGGCGCACCGGTTGCTGGGAGCCCTGCCCGATCCAGCTTCCCTCCGGGGAATTGCAAGTGTGGTATGCCGACGAATCCACCACGCCCGCGGGCGACCAAACCATCGCCGTCCTCCGCTCCCGCGACAACGGCGCCACATGGCTCAAACCCGTCACGGCCATCCACCGCGAGGGCAAACGCGACGGCATGCCCGTTCCCGTGCTGCTGAAAAACAACAAGGGGCTCGTCGTCGCCATCGAGGACAACGGCATCGACGGCGCATTCAAGCCGGCCATCATCAGCTTCACCCCCGACGGAAATTTGGACGGCGTTGTTGGCGGGCAAAGCCCCCGGCGCTGGCACGCGCTTCGCCGGGACTGCCGGCTGCCCGCCGCAACCTACGCCGGCGCGCCCTACCTCATCCAGTTGAGCACAGGCGAAACCGTGCTCTCCGTCCAATCCACCGAAAACCGCCGCAACGAGGCGCACAAATTCGCCAACCTTCACGTTTATGTCGGCGATGACTCCGCGAAAAACTTCGCGAACAAAAGCACGCCCTTCCCCGACTTGCCGGAAAACGCCGCCGCGCTCTGGAATTCTCTCTGCCAGGTTGACGACGACACGCTCGTCGCAGTCGCCAGCATCAGCGGCCTTCCGCGGGACAACGGCATCTGGATTGCCACCGCGCGCATCACGCGCTCCCGGGAGTGA
- a CDS encoding glycoside hydrolase family 88/105 protein, whose product MHAHEGMNIEKTLEAVARRYIGQNPAHPFTYRAFSRAGILRGKDYRYEADFNKNFPNAKLGQYVYAWAKIWADADSAIKFDIDCHSPVLIYVNGAQIFRSDIFQERYFNKRTPLEIGLKAGWNHFVVRVRKTLGGFGAVYGTWLGKLPYYFLVPDPAREGQEGWIFTEPRDTELEVIPGAPGALTPDALPEKLKWLPSVAWDSKQRALGQMTRLFGKTKNTAAIGWTRAQFLLPGNAAYTLKGRARSKISVTINGEVVYATGKAGPVNARVSVPFGIHDIIVRAECTGGDWGYELALSQATGKNEPLVLLNPANMTGTGAKWLYLGPIPADAELDLDTLTDLNKLHDSATGGRIYWRVDEPDTWVRPYNDNALYGKWNYPLGVTLYGLLHAGAAIHSEDTRRYVVNHFQSCCDTYDYAMWDREQYGGATNVHHLLTSLDSLDDCGSAGSAMLEVAKYYELRGSRKIADVVADHISNKQVRLPDGTFFRKNLMHTFHEDTMWADDLYMSVPFLVRYYQLTNERKYIDDAARQFIGFKKHLYIPRLRLMSHVYDFMRGKATGIPWGRGNGWVLFSLSELLAVLPEKHKLRPQLLDFFREFSAGILAQQDAAGMFHQVVNEHDSYPETSCTAMFMYGFSRGVRNGWYKDPAPYIRAAYRAWEAINKNSIDKFGNVHGVCRGSEFSFQSEYYKRDLLWNLNDTHGIGIVLLAGIELCKLRDFLQEG is encoded by the coding sequence ATGCATGCCCACGAGGGCATGAACATTGAAAAGACATTGGAAGCCGTTGCCCGGAGATACATCGGGCAAAATCCGGCGCATCCGTTCACTTATCGCGCGTTCAGCAGGGCGGGCATTTTGCGGGGCAAGGACTATCGCTACGAAGCCGATTTCAACAAAAATTTTCCCAACGCAAAACTCGGCCAGTATGTGTATGCGTGGGCAAAAATCTGGGCCGACGCGGACAGCGCGATCAAGTTCGACATCGACTGCCACAGCCCCGTGCTCATCTACGTGAACGGCGCGCAGATTTTCCGCTCCGACATTTTTCAGGAGCGCTATTTCAACAAGCGCACGCCGCTCGAAATCGGCCTCAAGGCCGGCTGGAACCACTTTGTCGTGCGCGTGCGCAAAACACTCGGCGGCTTCGGCGCGGTTTACGGCACGTGGCTCGGCAAGCTGCCCTATTATTTTCTCGTTCCCGATCCTGCCCGCGAAGGGCAGGAGGGCTGGATTTTCACGGAGCCGCGCGACACCGAGCTCGAGGTTATTCCCGGCGCGCCCGGCGCGCTCACACCCGACGCGTTGCCTGAAAAGTTGAAATGGCTGCCGTCTGTCGCATGGGATTCCAAACAGCGCGCGCTCGGCCAAATGACGCGCCTCTTTGGCAAAACCAAAAACACCGCCGCGATCGGCTGGACGCGCGCGCAATTCCTCCTGCCCGGCAATGCCGCCTACACGCTCAAGGGCCGGGCGCGCTCGAAAATTTCCGTCACGATCAATGGCGAGGTTGTTTACGCCACCGGCAAGGCCGGTCCGGTCAACGCCAGGGTGAGCGTGCCCTTCGGCATTCACGACATCATCGTGCGCGCCGAATGCACCGGCGGTGATTGGGGCTACGAACTCGCGCTCTCGCAGGCGACGGGCAAAAACGAACCACTCGTGCTTCTCAATCCGGCCAACATGACCGGCACCGGGGCGAAGTGGCTCTACCTCGGCCCGATTCCCGCCGACGCGGAACTCGACCTCGACACGCTCACCGACCTCAACAAGCTGCACGATTCCGCAACCGGCGGGCGCATTTACTGGCGTGTTGACGAACCGGACACATGGGTGCGCCCCTACAACGACAACGCGCTTTACGGCAAATGGAACTACCCGCTCGGCGTCACGCTTTACGGGCTTCTGCACGCCGGCGCGGCGATACACTCCGAGGATACGCGCCGTTATGTCGTGAACCATTTCCAGTCCTGCTGCGACACATACGACTACGCCATGTGGGATCGCGAGCAATACGGCGGCGCGACCAACGTCCATCATTTGCTCACCTCGCTCGATTCGCTGGACGATTGCGGCTCGGCGGGCTCGGCAATGCTCGAGGTTGCGAAATACTACGAGCTGCGCGGCAGCAGGAAAATTGCCGATGTCGTGGCCGATCACATCAGCAACAAGCAAGTTCGCCTGCCCGACGGCACCTTCTTCCGCAAAAACCTCATGCACACCTTCCATGAGGACACCATGTGGGCCGACGACCTTTACATGAGCGTGCCGTTCCTCGTGCGTTATTACCAGCTCACGAATGAGCGGAAATACATCGACGACGCGGCGCGCCAGTTCATCGGGTTCAAAAAGCACCTCTACATCCCGCGCCTGCGCCTCATGTCGCACGTCTATGATTTTATGCGCGGCAAGGCGACCGGCATTCCCTGGGGGCGCGGCAACGGCTGGGTGCTTTTCTCGCTTTCCGAGCTGCTCGCCGTGCTGCCCGAGAAGCACAAGCTGCGTCCGCAACTGCTCGACTTTTTCCGCGAATTCAGCGCGGGCATCCTTGCGCAGCAGGACGCCGCGGGCATGTTCCACCAGGTTGTCAATGAGCACGATTCCTATCCCGAAACCTCGTGCACGGCGATGTTCATGTATGGATTTTCGCGCGGCGTGCGGAATGGCTGGTATAAGGATCCCGCGCCCTACATCCGCGCCGCATACAGGGCGTGGGAGGCGATCAACAAAAACTCGATCGACAAATTCGGCAATGTGCACGGTGTCTGCCGGGGCTCGGAATTCTCGTTCCAGTCGGAGTATTACAAACGCGATCTCCTCTGGAACCTGAACGACACGCACGGCATCGGCATCGTCCTCCTCGCCGGCATCGAGCTCTGC
- a CDS encoding adenine phosphoribosyltransferase → MCSPDYFKKIFRTVRDWPKPGINFRDITTLFHDPVAFSRAIDVFAEESDKRPFDIVAAVDARGFTIGGALAYRLRKPFVLVRKKGKLPFKTISESYQLEYGTAAVEIHVDACKPGDRVLIVDDLIATGGTLLAAAKLFQQLGGEVVGVAALIDLVELGGSKKLRDAGLNVFTLCEFTESE, encoded by the coding sequence ATGTGCTCGCCCGATTACTTCAAAAAGATTTTCCGCACCGTGCGCGACTGGCCCAAGCCGGGCATTAACTTTCGCGACATCACAACGCTGTTTCACGACCCGGTCGCGTTTTCGAGGGCGATCGATGTGTTTGCGGAGGAGAGTGACAAGCGGCCGTTCGACATTGTCGCGGCGGTGGACGCGCGCGGGTTCACGATTGGCGGCGCGCTGGCATACCGCTTGCGAAAGCCGTTCGTGCTCGTGCGCAAAAAGGGCAAGCTGCCGTTCAAGACGATCTCGGAAAGTTACCAGCTCGAATACGGAACGGCGGCGGTGGAAATCCATGTGGACGCGTGCAAGCCGGGTGATCGCGTGCTGATTGTTGACGACTTGATTGCGACGGGCGGGACATTGCTTGCCGCGGCGAAACTGTTTCAGCAACTCGGCGGTGAAGTTGTCGGCGTGGCGGCGTTGATCGACCTTGTCGAACTGGGCGGCTCGAAAAAACTGCGCGACGCCGGGCTCAACGTATTCACGCTTTGCGAGTTCACCGAGAGCGAGTAG
- the cysK gene encoding cysteine synthase A — protein sequence MEKTNPVFPDIVAATGRTPLVKLNRIAQGLEANVFLKIEFMNPLASVKDRIARAMIEAAEAQGKVGQGSVIIEPTSGSMGVALALVCAQRGYKLMLTMPESTPTERRVLLRMLGAEVVLTPGAGGMPGAIRRAGELLAEHDSRAFMPRQFENPANPEAHRRTTAREIWDALGGGVDAFVAGVGTGGTITGVSETIKAMRPAMRAFAVEPAASAVLSGGAPGHHLIQGLGCGFVPKNCNLSVIDEIITVADEDAIETARKLAVLDGIFGGLSTGANVWAALRVAARKEFAGKNIVTIACSGGERYLDTELAAQARREVVV from the coding sequence ATGGAAAAAACGAATCCAGTGTTTCCCGACATCGTGGCCGCCACGGGCCGCACTCCGCTCGTGAAACTCAACCGCATCGCGCAAGGGTTGGAGGCGAATGTTTTCCTTAAAATCGAATTCATGAATCCGCTTGCGAGCGTGAAGGATCGCATCGCGCGCGCGATGATCGAGGCCGCCGAGGCGCAGGGCAAGGTCGGCCAGGGCTCGGTGATCATCGAGCCGACATCCGGCAGCATGGGCGTTGCGCTGGCGCTCGTGTGCGCGCAACGCGGCTACAAGCTCATGCTGACGATGCCCGAGTCGACGCCGACGGAGCGGCGGGTGTTGTTGCGCATGCTGGGCGCGGAAGTCGTGCTGACGCCGGGCGCCGGGGGAATGCCGGGCGCGATTCGCCGCGCGGGCGAGTTGCTGGCGGAGCACGACTCAAGGGCGTTTATGCCGCGGCAGTTTGAAAACCCGGCGAATCCCGAGGCGCACCGGCGGACGACGGCGCGGGAAATTTGGGATGCGCTCGGCGGCGGGGTCGATGCGTTTGTCGCCGGCGTGGGCACGGGCGGCACGATCACGGGCGTGTCGGAGACGATCAAGGCGATGCGTCCGGCGATGCGCGCGTTTGCGGTCGAGCCCGCGGCGAGCGCGGTGCTTTCCGGCGGCGCGCCGGGGCATCATTTGATACAAGGGCTTGGTTGCGGATTCGTTCCGAAGAACTGCAACCTGTCCGTGATCGACGAGATAATCACGGTGGCCGACGAGGATGCGATTGAAACCGCGCGCAAGCTGGCCGTGCTTGATGGAATCTTCGGGGGGCTTTCGACCGGGGCGAACGTATGGGCCGCATTGCGGGTGGCCGCGCGAAAAGAGTTTGCCGGGAAAAACATCGTCACAATCGCCTGCAGCGGCGGCGAGCGATATCTGGACACGGAGCTGGCCGCGCAGGCGCGCCGCGAGGTGGTTGTGTAA
- a CDS encoding TerC family protein produces the protein MDEYPLWAWLGFGIFISAMLALDLGVFNRKAHVVSVKEAVTWCIVWFSLAMGFNAFVWHEHGSQAAAQWFASYLVELGLSVDNVFVFIVVFSFFKVRAEYQHRVLFWGIVGAAVMRAVFILVGVKLIEHFEWILMIFGAFLIFTGIKLALPKKDEHVHPEKNIVVRLFRKFFPVAPDYHEGRFFTKIDGRKVATPLFIVLLVIETTDLVFALDSIPAVLGITKVPFIAFTSNIFAILGLRSMYFALSGVMGMFRFLGLGLAVILVFIGMKMIVGYILNYHVSIGLSLGVIGGTLALSVIASLLFPGKKKTESQ, from the coding sequence ATGGACGAATATCCGTTATGGGCCTGGCTGGGGTTTGGCATTTTTATCTCTGCGATGCTGGCGCTCGACCTGGGCGTGTTTAATCGCAAGGCGCATGTGGTTTCCGTGAAGGAAGCCGTCACATGGTGCATTGTCTGGTTTTCGCTGGCGATGGGATTCAACGCCTTTGTGTGGCATGAGCACGGCTCGCAGGCGGCGGCGCAATGGTTCGCAAGCTACCTGGTCGAGCTCGGCCTGAGCGTGGACAATGTGTTCGTGTTCATCGTGGTGTTTTCGTTTTTCAAGGTGCGCGCGGAGTATCAGCACCGTGTGCTGTTCTGGGGCATCGTCGGCGCGGCGGTGATGCGCGCGGTGTTCATCCTGGTCGGGGTAAAACTCATCGAGCATTTCGAATGGATTCTGATGATATTCGGCGCGTTTTTGATTTTCACGGGCATCAAGCTGGCGCTTCCAAAAAAAGACGAGCATGTGCATCCCGAGAAAAACATCGTGGTGCGGTTGTTTCGGAAATTCTTTCCGGTGGCTCCCGATTATCACGAGGGGCGTTTTTTCACGAAGATTGACGGACGCAAGGTGGCGACCCCCCTGTTCATCGTGTTGCTGGTGATCGAGACGACGGACTTGGTGTTCGCGCTCGACTCGATTCCCGCGGTGCTCGGGATCACGAAAGTGCCGTTCATCGCGTTTACCTCGAATATTTTTGCGATACTCGGATTGCGCTCGATGTATTTTGCGTTGAGCGGCGTGATGGGCATGTTCCGGTTCCTGGGCCTCGGGCTGGCTGTGATCCTCGTGTTCATCGGCATGAAAATGATCGTCGGATATATATTAAACTACCACGTGAGCATCGGATTGTCGCTTGGCGTGATCGGCGGCACGCTGGCTCTTTCGGTGATCGCCTCGCTGCTGTTTCCGGGAAAAAAGAAAACGGAGTCGCAATGA
- a CDS encoding glycoside hydrolase family 3 N-terminal domain-containing protein — translation MTPTTFRNLALPAFLAAFLIAPAVCSAAKDAGIFVNAKPATHTSPDIYRDGWIDLNKNGVKDAYEDPALPHERRIEDLVARMTLEEKTAQMVTWYGYPRVAKDELPTPAWDTAFWKDGIGNIDEHMNGNTGWTNSNPTPKHALPWSLHARAINEVQRWFIENTRLGIPVDFTNEGIRGLLHSKATAFPHEISVGATWNTSLVREMGRVVGREARALGYTNVYSPVLDVARDPRWGRIVESFSEDPFLTGELGLQQVLGIQEQNVVSTLKHFAIYSIPKGGRDGHARTDPQVTWREVQTIFMPPFKRAIKDGGALGVMSSYNDYDGIPVQASKLFLTEILRGEYGFRGYVVSDSGAVEFIHDKHRTAVTPADAIRQSVEAGLNIRTNFTPPEAYAEPLRQLVRDGKLSMETIDSRVRDILRVKYWLGLFDRPYVAAPDAAEKIVRASAHMAVARQAEREGIVLLKNENNVLPLDAKKLKRVLVAGPLADDKHGWWSRYGAQLLDFVTPLDGIRAKLSNANPAVEVRHAKGVDVKDKNFPESDVYKDAPDAEVRAGIDAAVAAAKDVDIIIAALGETDDLCRESASRISLNLPGYQEELLKALHATGKPVILVLSNGRPLSVNWAAKHIPAIVEMWLPGEEGGGAIADVLFGDYNPAGRLPVTFPKSAGQIQMNFPAHPGSQDRDYGQVSGVLWPFGHGLSYTTFTYSNLKITPAEQGPQGRVEVSCEVANSGSRAGDEVVQLYVRDDYSSVVTFEKVLRGFERVNLAPGETKTIHFTLKPEHLALYDKLHQWTVEPGHFTVMVGASSEDIRLRGGFDIIDGVSARERPANVKESVDPR, via the coding sequence ATGACACCGACCACATTTCGCAACCTCGCACTCCCCGCGTTTCTCGCCGCCTTTCTCATTGCTCCCGCGGTTTGCTCCGCCGCCAAGGATGCCGGCATTTTCGTAAACGCAAAACCCGCCACGCACACCTCGCCCGACATTTATCGCGACGGCTGGATCGACCTTAACAAGAACGGAGTCAAGGATGCCTACGAGGATCCCGCGCTCCCGCATGAGCGACGAATTGAGGACCTTGTCGCGCGCATGACCCTTGAGGAAAAAACCGCGCAGATGGTCACTTGGTATGGTTACCCGCGCGTCGCCAAGGACGAGCTTCCCACGCCCGCCTGGGACACCGCGTTTTGGAAAGACGGCATTGGCAACATCGACGAGCACATGAACGGCAACACCGGCTGGACCAACTCCAACCCGACGCCCAAGCACGCGCTCCCCTGGTCGCTCCACGCCCGCGCCATCAACGAAGTCCAGCGCTGGTTCATTGAAAACACTCGTCTCGGTATTCCCGTCGATTTCACAAACGAGGGCATCCGCGGCCTCCTTCACTCCAAGGCCACCGCGTTCCCGCACGAGATTTCCGTCGGCGCCACCTGGAACACCTCGCTCGTCCGCGAAATGGGGCGCGTTGTCGGACGCGAGGCACGCGCGCTCGGCTACACCAACGTCTATTCGCCCGTCCTCGATGTCGCCCGCGATCCCCGCTGGGGCCGCATCGTCGAAAGTTTTTCCGAGGATCCGTTTCTCACCGGCGAGCTCGGCCTGCAACAAGTCCTCGGCATCCAGGAGCAAAACGTCGTCTCCACACTCAAGCATTTCGCCATTTACAGTATTCCGAAAGGCGGCCGCGACGGCCACGCCCGCACCGACCCGCAGGTCACCTGGCGCGAAGTTCAGACCATCTTCATGCCGCCCTTCAAACGCGCCATCAAGGACGGCGGCGCGCTCGGCGTCATGTCGTCCTACAACGACTACGACGGCATCCCCGTCCAGGCCAGCAAGCTCTTCCTCACCGAAATCCTCCGCGGCGAATACGGTTTTCGCGGTTATGTTGTTTCCGACAGCGGCGCGGTTGAGTTCATCCATGACAAACACCGCACCGCCGTCACTCCCGCCGACGCCATCCGCCAGTCCGTCGAGGCCGGCCTCAACATCCGCACCAACTTCACGCCTCCCGAAGCCTACGCCGAACCGCTCCGCCAGCTTGTGCGCGACGGCAAGCTCTCCATGGAAACAATCGACTCCCGCGTGCGCGACATTCTCCGCGTGAAATACTGGCTTGGCCTTTTCGACCGCCCCTACGTTGCCGCGCCCGATGCCGCCGAAAAAATCGTGCGCGCCTCCGCGCACATGGCGGTCGCCCGCCAGGCCGAGCGCGAAGGCATCGTCCTTCTCAAAAACGAAAACAACGTTCTCCCGCTCGACGCCAAAAAACTCAAGCGCGTGCTCGTCGCGGGTCCGCTCGCCGACGACAAGCATGGCTGGTGGTCGCGCTACGGCGCGCAACTGCTCGACTTCGTCACGCCGCTCGACGGCATCCGCGCCAAGCTCAGCAACGCGAATCCCGCCGTTGAAGTTCGCCACGCCAAGGGTGTTGACGTGAAGGATAAAAACTTTCCCGAAAGCGATGTTTACAAGGATGCTCCCGACGCCGAGGTGCGGGCCGGAATCGACGCCGCCGTGGCCGCCGCCAAGGATGTTGATATCATCATCGCCGCGCTCGGCGAAACCGACGACCTTTGCCGCGAATCCGCCAGCCGCATCAGCCTGAACCTTCCCGGTTATCAGGAGGAACTGCTCAAGGCGCTCCACGCCACCGGCAAGCCCGTCATTCTCGTTCTTAGCAACGGACGCCCCCTTTCGGTCAACTGGGCGGCGAAACACATTCCCGCCATCGTCGAAATGTGGCTGCCCGGCGAGGAGGGCGGCGGCGCAATTGCCGACGTGCTCTTTGGCGATTACAATCCCGCCGGACGCCTTCCCGTCACCTTCCCGAAAAGCGCCGGCCAGATTCAAATGAATTTTCCCGCGCATCCCGGCTCGCAAGATCGTGACTACGGCCAGGTTTCCGGCGTGCTCTGGCCCTTCGGTCACGGCCTCAGCTACACGACCTTCACTTACTCGAACTTAAAAATCACGCCCGCGGAGCAAGGCCCGCAAGGCCGCGTCGAGGTTTCGTGCGAGGTTGCCAACTCGGGCTCCCGCGCGGGCGATGAAGTGGTGCAACTCTACGTGCGCGACGATTACAGCAGCGTCGTTACCTTTGAGAAAGTTTTGCGCGGATTTGAGCGCGTCAACCTGGCCCCCGGCGAAACCAAGACCATCCATTTCACGCTCAAACCCGAGCATCTCGCGCTATACGACAAACTCCACCAATGGACGGTCGAGCCGGGGCATTTCACGGTGATGGTCGGCGCGTCCTCGGAGGATATTCGCCTGCGCGGCGGCTTCGACATCATCGACGGAGTCTCCGCGCGCGAAAGGCCCGCCAACGTCAAGGAAAGCGTCGATCCGCGATGA
- the rdgB gene encoding RdgB/HAM1 family non-canonical purine NTP pyrophosphatase, giving the protein MKLYFASGNAHKTREFQALVDAGELRGAVEIVSARAVGGMPRVEEDTGAFIGNARKKARALREKLQAISPDAGAWVLADDSGLCVDALGGAPGVESAYYAGPQGDSAANLAKLAREMRGVPDEKRGAYFVCVLFLIGPDGVEHVFEGRCPGRLVREPREGGGFGYDPLFAPEGFSRTFSELGDAEKNKLSHRARAWIEMARFLNTVKDR; this is encoded by the coding sequence ATGAAACTGTATTTCGCCTCAGGTAACGCGCACAAGACGCGGGAGTTTCAAGCGCTCGTCGACGCGGGCGAGCTGCGCGGCGCGGTCGAGATCGTTTCGGCGCGCGCGGTTGGCGGCATGCCGCGCGTGGAGGAGGACACGGGCGCGTTCATTGGCAACGCGCGAAAAAAGGCGCGGGCGTTGCGTGAAAAATTGCAGGCGATTTCCCCGGATGCCGGCGCCTGGGTGCTTGCCGACGACAGCGGGTTGTGCGTCGACGCGCTTGGCGGCGCGCCGGGCGTGGAGTCGGCCTATTATGCGGGACCGCAGGGCGACAGCGCGGCGAACCTGGCGAAACTCGCGCGCGAAATGCGCGGCGTGCCGGACGAAAAACGCGGCGCGTATTTTGTCTGCGTGCTGTTTTTGATCGGGCCGGACGGCGTGGAGCATGTGTTCGAGGGGCGTTGCCCGGGGAGGCTGGTTCGCGAGCCGCGCGAGGGCGGCGGTTTTGGTTACGATCCGCTTTTTGCGCCGGAGGGTTTTTCGCGGACTTTTTCGGAGCTGGGCGACGCCGAAAAAAACAAACTCAGCCATCGCGCGCGCGCGTGGATTGAGATGGCGCGCTTCCTGAATACCGTCAAGGATCGCTGA
- the ribD gene encoding bifunctional diaminohydroxyphosphoribosylaminopyrimidine deaminase/5-amino-6-(5-phosphoribosylamino)uracil reductase RibD, giving the protein MNKDDHSSSDRHEHFMRRALVLARKAWGQTHPNPMVGALIVEDGEIVAEGFHASDGMPHAERVALNALGRKPKPGATLYVTLEPCSTHGRTGACCDAIREAGIARVVVGATDPNPVHAGRGFGVLREAGVEVISGVLDGECEDLNLIFNHSIRTDGEPLIAAKSAMTLDGKIATRSMESKWITGPVARENVMRWRRLFPSIAVGAGTVIADNPRLTSRIEGEPEWCPWRVVFDGLLRTVMTQNMPSLYTDEFRDRTIVVTTQHGGLGYVRKLRDLGVRVWCMDSPTQRSSLGMFRKRCAEEKITGVYLEGGAQLVSEFLQERQIDYLFTYTAPMLLADDKGRSAYSGLRTEHLTQAVRMADVRHESLGGDFLMRGRVVYPEKLNVDETVFRLR; this is encoded by the coding sequence ATGAACAAAGACGACCACTCCTCCTCCGACCGGCACGAACACTTTATGCGGCGCGCGCTCGTGCTCGCGCGCAAGGCGTGGGGGCAAACGCATCCCAACCCGATGGTCGGCGCGCTCATCGTCGAGGACGGCGAAATCGTGGCCGAGGGATTTCATGCGAGCGACGGCATGCCGCACGCGGAGCGCGTGGCGTTGAATGCGCTGGGACGCAAACCCAAGCCGGGGGCGACGCTTTATGTGACGCTTGAGCCGTGCTCGACGCACGGGCGCACGGGCGCGTGCTGCGACGCGATCCGCGAGGCGGGAATCGCGCGCGTGGTCGTGGGCGCGACCGATCCCAACCCGGTGCACGCCGGGCGCGGTTTCGGTGTGTTGCGCGAAGCGGGCGTCGAGGTGATTTCGGGCGTGCTCGACGGCGAGTGCGAGGACCTGAACTTGATTTTCAACCACTCGATCCGCACGGACGGCGAGCCGTTGATCGCGGCAAAATCCGCCATGACGCTCGACGGCAAAATCGCGACGCGCTCGATGGAGTCGAAATGGATCACCGGGCCGGTCGCACGCGAAAACGTGATGCGCTGGCGGCGGCTGTTTCCGTCGATCGCGGTCGGCGCGGGCACCGTGATCGCGGACAATCCGCGGCTGACCTCGCGCATCGAGGGCGAGCCGGAGTGGTGCCCGTGGCGCGTCGTGTTCGACGGTTTGCTGCGCACGGTCATGACGCAAAACATGCCCTCGCTTTACACCGACGAATTTCGCGACCGCACGATTGTCGTGACGACGCAGCACGGCGGGCTCGGTTATGTGCGCAAGCTGCGCGACCTGGGCGTGCGCGTGTGGTGCATGGACTCGCCGACGCAGCGCAGCTCGCTGGGCATGTTTCGCAAGCGTTGCGCCGAGGAAAAAATAACGGGGGTTTACCTGGAGGGCGGCGCGCAGCTGGTGAGCGAATTTTTGCAGGAGCGGCAGATTGATTATCTCTTCACTTACACCGCGCCGATGTTGCTTGCCGACGACAAGGGGCGCTCCGCCTACTCGGGTTTGCGCACGGAGCATTTGACGCAGGCGGTGCGCATGGCCGATGTCCGGCATGAATCGCTGGGCGGCGATTTCCTGATGCGCGGGCGCGTGGTGTATCCCGAAAAACTCAATGTCGATGAAACTGTATTTCGCCTCAGGTAA
- a CDS encoding MBL fold metallo-hydrolase, with the protein MAINVHMIPAGLIQTNAYLLTAPELGEAVLIDAPGDVWWDVEAVLQQEKCKLAELWLTHGHWDHMQGGADVARRTGAKVRAHRDDQMLIETPEVMTQFMGEDLGLEPVRVDMWVGQGDTFSALGEEVEVRHVPGHCPGNVLFYFAKEKKAFVGDALFAGSIGRTDLPGGSMRQLEQSIRSQIYTLPDDTAVFPGHGPGTTVGREKLTNPYVRG; encoded by the coding sequence ATGGCTATCAATGTTCATATGATTCCCGCGGGGCTGATTCAGACGAACGCCTATTTGCTCACGGCGCCGGAGCTCGGCGAGGCGGTGCTCATCGACGCGCCGGGCGATGTGTGGTGGGATGTCGAGGCGGTGTTGCAGCAGGAGAAGTGCAAGCTCGCCGAGCTTTGGCTCACGCACGGGCATTGGGACCACATGCAGGGCGGGGCGGATGTGGCGCGCCGCACGGGCGCGAAGGTGCGCGCGCATCGCGACGACCAAATGCTGATCGAGACGCCCGAGGTGATGACGCAGTTCATGGGCGAGGATCTCGGGCTTGAGCCGGTTCGCGTGGACATGTGGGTGGGGCAGGGCGACACGTTTTCCGCGCTGGGCGAGGAGGTCGAGGTGCGCCATGTGCCGGGGCATTGCCCGGGCAATGTGCTGTTTTATTTTGCAAAGGAAAAAAAGGCGTTTGTCGGCGACGCGCTTTTTGCGGGCAGCATCGGCCGCACGGATTTGCCCGGCGGCAGCATGCGGCAGCTTGAGCAATCGATCCGCTCGCAAATCTACACGCTGCCCGACGACACCGCGGTGTTTCCGGGGCATGGTCCCGGGACGACGGTCGGGCGCGAAAAACTGACGAACCCCTATGTGCGCGGATAA